Proteins encoded by one window of Glycine soja cultivar W05 chromosome 15, ASM419377v2, whole genome shotgun sequence:
- the LOC114387543 gene encoding lysine-specific demethylase JMJ25-like — protein MWRALRHVTNTKHGQHLAEKTIDCLDWTEGEINIHQTFTGYTNGRRDWLAWPQILKLKDWPPSNLFEEQLPRHCAEFISSLPFKEYTDPHKGSLNLAVKLPNGSLKRDLGPKTYIAYGFPQELGRGDSVTKLHCDMSDAVNVLTHIAEVKLDSDQLTVIEKLKQKHLEQEKRELLGDDQDGETNVDMVNNSSSTINALHRQSSVEVMEQEGGLCDGIEVDQFHQPSGSNEVAIANEDGISYGSELIEVDKVKINQGDLLFGGDASDGALWDIFRRQDVPKLQEYLKKHFREFRHVHCCPLKQLDHANELSNSLKESANINTVRASLIVEECTRLGLMYLCIAPGSRPSPIAVANASHKLITCISCFDERSLAYHAVGYGRGSHIPAVAITSSGTAVSNLLPAGLQPNLLTTTEL, from the exons ATGTGGCGTGCATTACGTCATGTAACTAATACCAAGCATGGCCAACATTTGGCGGAGAAAACAATTGATTGCTTAGATTGGACTGAG GGGGAAATTAATATCCACCAAACTTTTACTGGCTATACAAATGGTCGTAGGGATTGGCTTGCTTGGCCACagatattgaaattaaaagattGGCCTCCTTCTAATTTATTTGAGGAACAATTGCCTCGTCATTGTGCTGAGTTCATATCTTCCTTACCCTTCAAGGAATATACTGATCCTCACAAAGGTTCTCTTAACCTTGCTGTGAAGTTGCCTAATGGTTCTCTAAAGCGAGACCTGGGGCCAAAAACATATATTGCTTATGGATTTCCTCAGGAGCTTGGACGTGGTGATTCAGTGACTAAGCTCCATTGTGATATGTCTGATGCA GTAAATGTGTTGACTCATATTGCTGAAGTGAAACTGGATTCTGATCAACTTACTGTCATTGAGAAGTTGAAGCAAAAGCATCTCGAGCAAGAGAAAAGGGAGCTACTTGGTGATGATCAAGATGGAGAAACTAATGTTGACATGGTTAATAATTCATCTTCTACAATAAATGCTTTGCACAGGCAAAGTAGTGTTGAAGTCATGGAACAAGAAGGTGGATTATGTGATGGGATAGAAGTTGATCAGTTTCATCAACCGTCTGGTAGTAATGAGGTTGCCATTGCTAATGAGGATGGTATTTCATATGGATCAGAGCTCATAGAGGTTgacaaagtaaaaataaatcaaggtGATTTGTTGTTTGGGGGGGATGCTTCAGATGGTGCTCTCTGGGATATTTTTCGGAGACAGGATGTCCCTAAGTTGCAGGAATATCTGAAGAAGCATTTCAGAGAGTTTAGGCATGTCCATTGCTGTCCTTTAAAGCag TTGGATCATGCCAATGAATTATCAAACTCCCTGAAAGAAAGTGCCAATATTAACACTGTTCGGGCATCGCTTATTGTTGAAGAATGCACAAGACTTGGTTTGATG tATTTGTGTATTGCTCCTGGATCTAGACCTTCCCCTATTGCTGTTGCTAATGCAAGTCACAAATTAATCACATGTATTTCATGCTTCGATGAGCGTTCACTTGCATATCATGCTGTTGGATATGGAAGAGGATCTCACATTCCAGCAGTAGCCATTACATCATCAGGCACTGCAGTTTCCAACCTTCTTCCTGCT GGACTGCAACCTAATCTACTAACTACTACTGAACTCTAA